The following proteins are co-located in the Apium graveolens cultivar Ventura chromosome 5, ASM990537v1, whole genome shotgun sequence genome:
- the LOC141659270 gene encoding calcium-transporting ATPase 12, plasma membrane-type-like: MSAIFDLSLQCMESLTELNSIGRLCRKRWHLAFAAIYSSRAFSHFDKSSTSYKKIVPDNCIIDVVQNSFPDVEQSSLTRLVKDKSLDNLVTLGGVEGLVSALKTDVEHGIHADENDVLRRQEAFGMNTYRRPPTKGFFSFVVEALKDPTILILLVCAGLSLGFGMKEDGPKEGWYDGGSIFVAVFLVISVSAISNFRQGRQFDKLSKVSNNIQVEVVRDRKRQHISVFEIVVGDVVCLKIGDQVPADGLFLEGHSLQIDESSMTGESDHVEIDTEKNPFLVSGTKVADGYAKFLVTSVGMNTTWGEMMSSISQDSSEETPLQVRLNKLTSSIGKIGLAVAFLVLVVLLVRFFTGNTKDEDGNVEYTGSKTKVDDVINGVVGIIAAAVTIVVVAIPEGLPLAVTLTLAYSMKRMMADQAMVRKLSACETMGSATTICTDKTGTLTMNKMKVTKFCLGHESVEERNITSIASSIIELFHQGVGLNTTGSVYKSDSGSELEFSGSPTEKAILSWAVLDLHMEMDELKRSSKLLSVEAFNSEKKRSGILMKKNGDNSMHVHWKGAAEMIIAMCSHYYDSLGNMNALDDTEREKLNRLVQGMAASSLRCIAFAHKQVSEQEYDDGKAKVQDNNLTLLGLVGIIKDPCRPGVRKAVQDCQYAGVNVKMITGDNVFTAKAIATECGILRIDQDMDGAVVEGVEFRNYTPAERLEKVDKICVMARSSPFDKLLMVQCLKQKGHVVAVTGDGTNDAPALKEADIGLSMGIQGTEVAKESSDIVILDDNFASVATVLKWGRCVYNNIQKFIQFQLTVNVAALVINFVAAVSAGEVPLTAVQLLWVNLIMDTLGALALATEQPTKELMDKRPVGRTEPLISNIMWRNLIAQALYQIVVLLTLQFGGEAIFNVNEKVKDTLIFNTFVLCQIFNEFNARKLEKKNVFEGIHKNKLFLGIIGITIVLQVVMVEFLKKFADTERLNWGQWGTCIGIAVLSWPIAFLVKYITVPEKPLFSFLKWQNLKNIFIDNKSAT, encoded by the coding sequence ATGTCTGCAATATTTGATTTGAGTCTTCAGTGCATGGAGTCACTAACAGAGTTGAACTCCATCGGTAGGCTCTGTAGAAAAAGATGGCACTTGGCTTTTGCAGCCATTTATTCTTCCCGTGCATTCTCTCATTTCGACAAATCATCGACTTCCTACAAGAAAATTGTGCCTGACAACTGCATTATcgatgttgttcagaattctttTCCAGACGTTGAACAGTCGAGCCTTACGCGTCTCGTTAAGGATAAAAGTCTGGACAACCTTGTGACACTTGGTGGTGTGGAAGGTTTAGTGTCGGCTCTTAAAACAGATGTTGAGCATGGGATACATGCAGATGAAAATGATGTTTTGCGACGCCAGGAAGCCTTTGGGATGAATACTTATCGTAGGCCGCCTACAAAGGGCTTCTTTAGCTTTGTAGTGGAGGCATTGAAAGATCCAACCATTCTCATTCTGCTTGTTTGTGCTGGCCTTTCTCTTGGTTTCGGGATGAAGGAAGATGGACCGAAAGAAGGATGGTATGATGGTGGAAGCATATTTGTCGCGGTCTTTCTTGTgatttctgtttcagcaattagTAATTTCAGGcaaggtaggcaatttgataaACTGTCCAAGGTTAGTAACAATATTCAGGTGGAGGTTGTGAGAGATAGAAAGCGCCAACATATTTCAGTTTTTGAGATTGTTGTTGGAGATGTTGTTTGCTTGAAGATTGGTGATCAAGTGCCTGCTGATGGATTGTTCCTAGAGGGTCATTCACTACAAATTGATGAATCAAGTATGACTGGTGAAAGTGATCATGTGGAAATTGACACTGAGAAAAATCCATTTTTGGTTTCTGGTACCAAAGTCGCGGATGGATATGCCAAGTTTCTGGTCACTTCTGTTGGTATGAACACAACATGGGGCGAGATGATGAGCTCTATCAGTCAAGATTCCAGTGAAGAAACCCCTCTCCAAGTCCGTCTCAACAAACTCACGTCGTCAATAGGTAAGATTGGTCTCGCAGTGGCATTTCTAGTACTTGTAGTCCTGTTGGTTAGGTTTTTCACAGGAAATACTAAGGATGAGGATGGAAATGTTGAGTACACTGGAAGCAAGACTAAGGTTGACGATGTGATCAATGGCGTTGTAGGGATTATTGCAGCTGCAGTAACCATTGTAGTTGTAGCAATTCCTGAAGGTTTGCCCTTAGCAGTCACCCTTACACTTGCTTACTCAATGAAAAGAATGATGGCAGATCAGGCCATGGTGAGAAAGCTATCTGCTTGCGAGACTATGGGCTCTGCCACAACTATTTGTACGGATAAAACAGGTACTCTCACGATGAATAAGATGAAGGTGACAAAGTTTTGTCTTGGACATGAATCTGTGGAAGAAAGAAATATTACTTCTATAGCTTCTAGTATTATCGAACTCTTCCACCAAGGAGTTGGCTTAAACACGACTGGCAGCGTTTACAAGTCTGATTCAGGATCCGAGTTGGAATTCTCAGGCAGTCCTACTGAAAAGGCAATTCTTTCTTGGGCTGTCTTGGATTTACATATGGAAATGGATGAACTCAAAAGGAGTTCTAAACTTCTAAGTGTCGAAGCATTCAATTCAGAGAAAAAGAGAAGTGGTATTCTAATGAAGAAAAATGGAGACAATAGTATGCATGTTCACTGGAAAGGAGCTGCAGAGATGATAATAGCAATGTGCTCTCATTATTATGACTCACTGGGAAACATGAATGCTTTGGATGATACTGAAAGGGAGAAACTAAATCGACTCGTTCAAGGTATGGCTGCAAGTAGTCTCAGGTGCATTGCATTTGCACATAAACAGGTATCTGAACAGGAATATGATGATGGGAAGGCAAAAGTACAAGACAACAACTTGACACTATTGGGTCTAGTTGGCATAATAAAGGATCCATGCCGACCTGGTGTGAGAAAAGCTGTCCAAGATTGTCAATATGCTGGAGTGAATGTAAAGATGATCACTGGAGATAATGTATTCACTGCAAAAGCGATAGCCACAGAGTGTGGGATTTTAAGGATTGACCAGGACATGGATGGAGCTGTGGTTGAGGGTGTGGAATTTCGTAATTACACCCCAGCGGAGCGACTGGAGAAAGTTGACAAAATCTGTGTGATGGCAAGATCCTCGCCTTTCGACAAGCTTCTAATGGTACAATGCCTCAAACAGAAAGGACATGTTGTTGCAGTGACTGGTGATGGGACAAATGATGCACCTGCACTAAAGGAAGCCGATATTGGTCTTTCAATGGGGATCCAGGGCACTGAAGTTGCAAAAGAGAGCTCAGACATAGTTATATTAGACGACAATTTTGCATCTGTTGCAACTGTCTTGAAATGGGGAAGATGTGTTTACAACAACATCCAGAAATTTATTCAGTTTCAGCTGACGGTGAATGTGGCAGCTCTTGTAATCAATTTTGTGGCAGCTGTATCAGCTGGAGAAGTACCGTTAACTGCAGTTCAGTTACTTTGGGTAAATCTCATCATGGACACACTGGGCGCTCTCGCGCTTGCAACAGAACAGCCAACCAAGGAACTAATGGACAAACGGCCTGTGGGGCGTACAGAGCCACTTATATCAAATATCATGTGGAGGAACTTGATAGCTCAAGCATTGTATCAGATTGTAGTTCTCTTGACATTACAATTTGGAGGAGAAGCGATCTTCAATGTCAACGAGAAGGTAAAGGATACATTGATATTCAATACCTTTGTCCTTTGCCAGATTTTCAACGAGTTCAACGCGAGGAAGCTAGAAAAGAAAAATGTGTTTGAAGGGATACATAAGAACAAGCTGTTTCTCGGAATTATTGGGATTACAATAGTTCTTCAAGTTGTGATGGTGGAATTCTTAAAGAAGTTTGCAGATACGGAGAGATTGAACTGGGGACAATGGGGAACATGTATCGGTATTGCTGTTCTGTCTTGGCCTATCGCCTTCCTGGTGAAGTACATAACTGTTCCAGAGAAGCCATTGTTCAGCTTTCTGAAGTGGCAGAACTTAAAGAACATCTTCATTGATAACAAATCAGCAACTTAG